A DNA window from Flavisolibacter ginsenosidimutans contains the following coding sequences:
- a CDS encoding SusC/RagA family TonB-linked outer membrane protein, translating into MKSRLLVILGLLLFVCLTNESSAQKTIRVSGQVISSEDQKPLAGVSVKIKGTSFGATTNANGNFSIDAPNPASVLVFSYVGFGEVSFPANSKALSRVTLSPTSKDLQQVVVIGYGVQKKRDLTGAVGSVKMADLQKAPVRSFEEALAGRLAGVTAAAADGQPGSSINIVVRGNNSLTQDNSPLYVIDGFPIENPDNNAINPAEIESIEVLKDASSTAIYGARGANGVILITTKKGKEGKPVLTYNGYYGFQQNNKKIDMMDPYEFVKYQSERDSANANNTYFINGNTLGDFRNVKGIDLQDSLFRTSPFRSHFLSLSGGTKDTKYSVSGSILNQEGILTNSGYDRYQGRVRLDQRVNANLNAGINVNYSYLHQFGTSPALGGNGFYYGNLLYSVWAFRPVSGRINDPTDVESDDADFLTLNGFNPIKTARNELREKFSDVLISDAYAEYSFAKYFKLRVTGALTKNKVKTDAFDNSQTPRGSPLTKSGKDNGVSGSEVNSQLTSWVNENTLTFSKKMGALNQLDALVGFTTSGTKVSSFGAAANHIPNEDLGISGMDEGQPVSITSTSSAFSLASFLGRVNYSFRSKYLFTASFRADGSSKFAPENRWSYFPSGAVAWRISDEKFMKGLRFLSNAKLRVSYGSTGNNRVSDFAYLSRINLPSSLGYSYNNQPMNASILTALGNPNLKWETTNQTDVGLDIGLFNQRISLEVDAYRKITSNLLLDAAVPGSIGFSTALKNIGKVQNQGLELTLNTVNVKGQFNWNTNFNIGFNRNKVLALSDNETQRLTTASWDTYTTNVPLYIAEIGHPIARFWGYLWDGNYQYADFDQNTSGTYVLKTDVPSYGTRTSIKPGDIKFKDISGPQGVPDGVVDAYDRTIIGDPNPDFTGGFSNNFSYKNFDLNIFFNFSVGNDVININRIKFEGGGQTNQNMYATYINRWTPDNQNNTYFRTGGSGPVDYAYSTRVIEDGSYLKLKTVSLGYNFSPKLISKISVSNLRVYVSAQNLLTFTKYQGFDPEVNKFGNDALRPAFDFSVYPYARTVTFGLNASF; encoded by the coding sequence ATGAAGTCAAGACTGCTTGTTATTTTAGGACTGCTCTTGTTTGTTTGCTTAACAAACGAGAGTTCCGCCCAAAAAACCATCCGGGTTTCGGGCCAGGTTATCTCTTCCGAAGATCAAAAACCATTAGCCGGCGTTAGTGTTAAAATCAAAGGCACTTCTTTCGGCGCCACTACCAACGCCAACGGAAATTTTTCAATTGATGCGCCCAACCCGGCGTCCGTTTTGGTTTTCTCTTATGTGGGTTTTGGCGAGGTAAGCTTTCCCGCAAATTCCAAAGCACTTTCAAGGGTTACTTTATCTCCTACAAGCAAAGATTTGCAGCAGGTGGTCGTAATTGGCTACGGCGTTCAAAAGAAGCGGGATTTAACCGGAGCGGTGGGTTCGGTAAAAATGGCGGACTTACAAAAAGCGCCGGTAAGGTCTTTTGAGGAAGCGTTAGCAGGTCGTCTGGCAGGTGTTACGGCTGCCGCAGCCGATGGACAACCCGGTTCATCTATTAACATCGTTGTGCGTGGCAACAACTCGCTTACGCAGGACAATTCGCCCCTTTACGTCATTGACGGATTTCCGATTGAAAACCCCGACAACAACGCTATCAATCCTGCGGAGATAGAATCCATCGAAGTATTGAAAGACGCATCTTCCACGGCCATTTACGGTGCAAGAGGCGCCAACGGCGTCATTCTCATCACCACCAAAAAAGGAAAGGAAGGCAAGCCCGTTCTTACGTACAACGGCTATTATGGATTTCAGCAGAACAACAAGAAAATTGACATGATGGATCCCTACGAGTTTGTAAAATATCAAAGCGAACGGGATTCGGCAAACGCCAACAACACTTATTTTATTAATGGAAACACGCTGGGTGATTTCCGGAACGTAAAAGGAATAGACTTGCAGGATTCTCTTTTTCGCACCAGTCCTTTCCGCAGTCATTTTCTTTCCCTTAGCGGTGGCACAAAAGATACCAAATACAGCGTTTCGGGCTCAATCTTAAACCAGGAAGGCATCCTTACTAACTCGGGCTATGATAGATACCAAGGCCGCGTACGGTTAGATCAACGGGTTAACGCCAACCTCAACGCCGGCATCAATGTAAATTATAGTTACCTCCACCAGTTTGGTACAAGTCCGGCTTTGGGTGGCAACGGATTTTATTACGGTAATTTACTTTACAGCGTATGGGCTTTCCGGCCCGTATCGGGAAGAATCAATGATCCGACCGATGTTGAATCTGACGACGCAGATTTTCTCACGCTGAACGGTTTCAATCCCATCAAAACGGCAAGGAATGAATTGCGGGAAAAATTCTCCGACGTGCTAATCTCAGACGCCTATGCCGAATACTCGTTTGCGAAGTATTTTAAATTAAGGGTTACAGGTGCCCTGACAAAAAACAAAGTCAAGACCGATGCTTTTGACAATTCGCAAACACCTCGCGGAAGTCCTTTAACCAAATCCGGTAAAGACAACGGCGTGAGTGGTTCTGAAGTCAACAGCCAACTAACAAGCTGGGTGAACGAGAATACGCTAACCTTTTCAAAAAAGATGGGAGCCTTAAACCAGCTGGACGCATTGGTTGGCTTTACAACGTCCGGAACAAAAGTGTCTTCGTTTGGCGCGGCGGCCAATCACATCCCGAACGAAGATTTAGGCATATCGGGTATGGACGAAGGACAACCCGTTTCCATTACCTCAACTTCTTCCGCCTTTTCATTGGCCTCATTCCTTGGAAGAGTGAATTATTCTTTTCGTTCAAAATATCTTTTTACAGCATCATTCAGAGCCGATGGCTCCTCCAAATTTGCTCCTGAAAACAGATGGAGTTATTTCCCTTCCGGCGCGGTGGCGTGGAGAATCAGCGATGAGAAATTTATGAAAGGCTTGCGGTTTCTTTCCAACGCAAAGCTGCGGGTAAGCTACGGTTCTACCGGCAACAACCGCGTGTCAGACTTTGCTTATTTGTCCCGCATTAACCTTCCCTCAAGCCTTGGGTACAGTTACAACAACCAGCCGATGAATGCGTCCATTTTAACCGCATTGGGCAATCCAAACCTCAAATGGGAAACAACGAATCAAACCGACGTTGGGTTGGATATTGGCTTGTTCAATCAACGAATTTCGCTGGAGGTGGATGCTTATAGAAAAATAACTTCCAACCTTCTTTTGGATGCGGCCGTGCCGGGCTCTATCGGTTTTAGTACGGCGTTAAAAAACATCGGAAAAGTTCAAAACCAAGGTCTTGAATTGACCTTGAACACGGTTAATGTCAAAGGACAATTTAACTGGAATACGAATTTTAATATCGGTTTTAACAGAAACAAAGTCCTGGCGCTTTCCGATAACGAAACACAGCGATTGACCACAGCAAGTTGGGATACTTACACGACAAACGTGCCGTTGTACATTGCCGAAATCGGTCATCCCATTGCGCGGTTTTGGGGTTATTTGTGGGACGGAAATTATCAGTACGCCGACTTTGACCAAAACACTTCCGGAACCTATGTGTTGAAAACGGACGTACCCTCATACGGCACAAGGACCAGTATAAAACCCGGTGACATTAAATTCAAAGACATCAGTGGTCCGCAAGGCGTTCCCGATGGCGTGGTGGATGCGTACGACAGAACAATTATTGGCGATCCCAATCCCGATTTCACAGGAGGTTTTTCGAATAATTTCAGCTACAAAAATTTTGACTTAAACATCTTCTTCAACTTCTCTGTTGGCAATGACGTCATCAATATCAACCGCATAAAATTTGAGGGCGGCGGCCAAACCAACCAGAACATGTACGCTACCTACATTAACCGCTGGACGCCGGACAATCAGAACAACACGTATTTCCGCACCGGTGGCTCAGGCCCGGTGGATTATGCGTATTCAACACGGGTGATAGAAGACGGCTCTTACCTGAAATTAAAAACTGTGTCGTTAGGATATAATTTCTCGCCGAAACTTATTTCCAAAATAAGCGTCAGTAACCTTCGCGTTTACGTGTCCGCGCAAAACCTGCTCACGTTTACAAAGTACCAGGGCTTTGATCCGGAAGTGAACAAGTTTGGCAACGACGCACTTCGGCCCGCATTTGATTTCTCTGTTTATCCCTATGCAAGAACGGTAACCTTTGGTTTGAACGCTTCATTTTAA
- a CDS encoding RagB/SusD family nutrient uptake outer membrane protein — translation MKKIALFLLILSGIITSCKKFLDTKPTDFIVPEQYYNTEQQLNEALAGVYSSLTTVATYGLQQNFYLVGTTDESYYKLSTTSPHPLYYNITPAEPRTSNTWNDLYKGIDRANYLLANINKPAMDEQRRNAIKGEALFLRAYMYYLLVTQWGDVPLLLTPTVDGRQVNNPATPAKDIYNQVYNDMKTAKDLVNDYTTNGTPVHVSKTAVEAMLARVCLKMAGEPLLDVAKYTDARAWADSVIQSHVHSLNPDYKQIFINENADQFDNAYKEVLWEIDFYGNNIGALQAGGRWSIYMGVRNTDKDIGYSYGYQGATGYLYKLYSAGDLRRDWAISPYNFLGNSGTTKVLVVPTDAYSRNEGKWRREYETVLPRNTEFSPTNYPIIRYSDVLLMFAEADNEINGPTARSFDALNMVRRRGFGLSVTTPAVSVSVVKDITLSATGNTGYLKTVATIPVTLSGGGGTGASATASVSTTTGKVTAIAISNPGLGYTSIPTVTVGTPWQPNTSYPAGTQVFNGNNLYTVATTGSSTTTAPTQTSGTSDPNLTGIGFTYAGAKATGTASIATATVDLNGLSQAAFRTAIRDERARELCFEGIRKFDLIRWGIFIPQMKMIEADMNANLPASLKYAVREYTNVSEKDKLFPIPTLELSLNSALQQNPLWK, via the coding sequence ATGAAAAAGATTGCTCTATTCCTACTAATACTATCCGGTATAATAACGTCCTGCAAAAAATTTTTGGACACGAAGCCAACGGATTTTATTGTGCCCGAACAATACTACAATACAGAACAACAGCTTAACGAAGCGCTGGCCGGAGTGTACAGTTCATTGACTACGGTAGCGACCTATGGCCTGCAACAAAATTTTTATCTGGTAGGAACAACAGATGAGAGTTATTACAAGCTAAGCACCACCTCCCCGCATCCCTTGTACTACAACATTACACCGGCTGAACCCCGGACAAGCAACACGTGGAACGATTTGTACAAAGGCATTGACCGCGCAAATTATCTTTTGGCCAACATCAACAAGCCGGCAATGGATGAACAGCGCCGCAATGCCATTAAAGGCGAAGCGCTGTTTTTAAGAGCCTACATGTATTACCTGTTGGTAACGCAGTGGGGTGATGTGCCTTTGCTACTAACACCGACCGTTGATGGCAGGCAGGTGAACAACCCGGCAACACCCGCAAAAGATATTTACAACCAAGTGTACAATGACATGAAGACAGCAAAGGACCTAGTGAACGATTACACAACCAACGGTACGCCGGTACACGTTTCGAAAACAGCCGTAGAAGCAATGCTTGCCAGGGTTTGCCTTAAAATGGCCGGCGAACCTTTGCTGGACGTTGCAAAATACACTGACGCACGTGCCTGGGCCGACAGCGTAATTCAATCACACGTTCATTCGCTGAATCCTGATTACAAACAGATTTTCATTAACGAAAATGCTGACCAGTTTGACAACGCTTACAAAGAAGTGTTGTGGGAAATTGATTTCTACGGAAACAATATTGGTGCGCTACAGGCGGGCGGAAGATGGAGCATCTACATGGGCGTTAGAAACACCGATAAGGACATTGGTTATTCGTATGGATACCAAGGTGCAACCGGCTATTTGTACAAATTATATTCTGCCGGGGATCTGAGACGAGACTGGGCTATTTCTCCCTATAATTTTTTGGGTAATTCGGGTACCACAAAAGTGTTGGTAGTGCCCACAGATGCATATAGCAGAAACGAAGGCAAATGGCGCAGAGAATACGAAACCGTGTTGCCAAGAAACACAGAATTCAGTCCGACAAATTATCCGATCATTCGTTACTCGGATGTGTTGTTGATGTTTGCCGAAGCCGACAACGAAATCAACGGCCCTACGGCACGTTCATTTGATGCGCTGAACATGGTGAGAAGACGCGGCTTTGGCTTGTCTGTTACCACACCTGCTGTTTCGGTTTCTGTCGTAAAGGACATAACACTTTCGGCAACCGGAAACACGGGTTATTTGAAAACAGTTGCCACGATTCCTGTAACGCTTTCGGGCGGTGGCGGCACTGGCGCAAGCGCAACGGCTTCGGTTTCGACAACGACGGGAAAAGTTACAGCAATCGCCATCTCAAATCCCGGTCTTGGTTATACAAGCATACCCACGGTAACCGTAGGAACGCCGTGGCAACCCAATACATCCTATCCGGCAGGCACACAGGTTTTCAACGGCAACAACCTTTACACCGTTGCTACCACCGGCAGCTCCACCACCACGGCCCCTACGCAAACAAGCGGAACCTCCGATCCAAATCTAACGGGTATAGGATTTACCTATGCCGGCGCCAAGGCTACGGGCACGGCTTCTATTGCAACGGCAACGGTTGACCTTAACGGTCTTAGCCAAGCCGCTTTCCGGACGGCCATTCGCGACGAGAGGGCTAGAGAGCTTTGTTTTGAAGGAATCAGAAAATTTGATTTAATCCGCTGGGGCATTTTTATTCCGCAAATGAAAATGATTGAGGCAGACATGAACGCCAACTTGCCCGCTTCATTAAAGTACGCCG
- a CDS encoding SDR family NAD(P)-dependent oxidoreductase — protein MKLSGKTVLVTGSSRGIGKAIALRLAEEGAEVLIHYHTNKEEAESVSDLIHRSGGKSHILQADLADPAQAVQLGEQAWEVSKRVDYLINNAGVSYKKNFLDTTLDDLDFFVSVNFKGTFLLTQTIAKKMVENNVPGSIYTITSVNAIQPGVGFSAYGATKGALETLMKGVALELAPHNIRVNTVVVGAVQTDINAAVWQNPEKRKTVEGNIPMARFGKPEEIAAVICGLLSSGTYLTGSSIKVDGGWLLSAGYRGASEAQ, from the coding sequence ATGAAACTATCCGGTAAAACCGTTCTGGTTACAGGTTCTTCAAGAGGCATTGGAAAAGCCATTGCGCTTCGGTTGGCAGAGGAAGGCGCCGAAGTGTTGATCCATTATCATACAAACAAAGAGGAGGCTGAAAGCGTATCTGATCTTATTCATCGTTCGGGAGGAAAATCGCATATTCTTCAAGCAGATTTAGCCGATCCGGCGCAAGCCGTTCAATTGGGCGAGCAAGCCTGGGAGGTTTCAAAACGCGTTGACTACCTGATTAACAATGCCGGTGTCTCGTATAAAAAAAATTTTTTAGACACGACCTTAGACGACCTTGACTTTTTCGTCAGTGTCAATTTTAAAGGGACGTTTTTGCTTACCCAAACAATCGCCAAAAAAATGGTGGAAAACAACGTTCCGGGATCCATCTATACAATTACCTCTGTAAACGCCATCCAGCCGGGTGTTGGTTTTAGCGCTTATGGTGCCACCAAAGGGGCGTTGGAAACCTTAATGAAAGGCGTTGCCCTGGAACTTGCGCCGCACAACATTCGCGTGAACACCGTTGTTGTGGGCGCCGTACAAACCGACATCAATGCCGCGGTTTGGCAGAATCCTGAAAAGCGTAAAACCGTAGAAGGCAACATTCCAATGGCCCGTTTTGGAAAACCTGAAGAAATTGCCGCAGTCATTTGCGGCTTGTTGTCATCCGGAACTTATCTCACCGGAAGCTCCATCAAAGTTGACGGCGGGTGGCTATTAAGTGCAGGCTATCGTGGTGCAAGCGAAGCGCAGTAA